A window of Plasmodium brasilianum strain Bolivian I chromosome 8, whole genome shotgun sequence contains these coding sequences:
- a CDS encoding dolichyl-diphosphooligosaccharide--protein glycosyltransferase subunit OST1 — MKVIYWTIFLKLILVLSVRGKLDLDLFQNLVNIDIEFLNIYKNKIKEKFVKNADTLVYEHISKNINLKKNYVETTIKGNLKNIGENATEKFIFLLPYHEAFQSTCLRVKDEKDNKLSYAIVKNTEDVDKLKIDKFNYDYNIEDFEIQIYEITLSKQLEKEEQVSVEFWYVLGQPFYPFPVDINLLERQNVMFYLSSRILLPYKVEESEEIKINLCKGCSVVEIDDSNFLKGFEKINNNTYVSHKKKENLKSFSLGNKVLFYFVLDYNLGYFEKVTKDIMISQLGFIYEKEDYILKNNSARINNFDRYVLSDYEHKYTSKEKIKQNKTSIIYSMQANMNYNIYEYNYFDDIGKIYLIKGKEFYDQKKKKSIIKFYIKPRYPLLGGWSAYFSNSFYHYSNLFKIKNKKNYYAYKIDISPSIKSFYIKELNIRITLPPYSNDISLSNHYNNFSIHTRKKKAWLDIFTFRNVIELQIKKFFPTFEENYYQNFLVIYEFKFFNIFLKPLLIILISFIFILIFYCLRDLSLNFNTVNENLMQKEENEYKIFQDKCKELYENLSYISDNLIQNLNNLSPQEKMRLKEELLKAEEKWTYDFIYFTKEFYRNFENSTRKKMLQNYIDKCFNYHSVIKKYFEAQLSNSLNINLNEIAQAEKKLLLLLKYYPELKMKTS, encoded by the exons ATGAAAGTTATTTATTGGACGATCTTTCTAAAACTGATTCTAGTACTTAGCGTTAGAGGAAAACTAGATTTGGACTTATTTCAAAACCTAGTTAATATTGATATTGAATTTcttaacatttataaaaacaaaataaaagaaaaatttgtGAAGAATGCCGATACACTAGTATATGAGCatataagcaaaaatataaacttaaaaaaaaattatgtcgAAACAACTATTAAGggtaatttgaaaaatataggTGAAAATGCTACAGAGAAGTTTATCTTTTTGTTACCCTACCATGAGGCTTTTCag TCCACGTGCCTCCGTGTTAAAGACGAAAAGGACAACAAACTGAGTTACGCAATTGTAAAGAATACTGAGGATGTAGACAAGTTAAAAATAGACAAGTTCAATTATGATTACAATATAGAAGATTTtgaaatacaaatatacgaAATAACATTAAGTAAACAATTAGAAAAAGAGGAGCAAGTGAGTGTGGAATTCTGGTATGTGCTAGGTCAACCGTTTTACCCTTTTCCAGttgatataaatttattagaaaGACAGAAcgttatgttttatttatcatcCCGAATTTTACTGCCATATAAGGTCGAAGAAagtgaagaaataaaaataaatctatGTAAAGGTTGTTCAGTTGTTGAAATAGACGATTCAAATTTTCTCAAAGGATttgaaaagataaataaCAATACATATGTTagtcataaaaaaaaagaaaatttaaaaagtttttccCTAGGTAATAaggtattattttattttgttttagaTTATAATTTAGGCTATTTTGAAAAGGTAACAAAGGATATAATGATATCACAACTAggttttatttatgaaaaggaagattatatattaaaaaataattctgctcgaataaataattttgataGGTATGTTCTTAGTGATTatgaacataaatatacatccaaagagaaaataaaacaaaacaagaCTAGTATTATTTACTCAATGCAAgcaaatatgaattataatatttatgaatataattattttgacGATATAggcaaaatttatttaataaaagggAAAGAATTTTatgatcaaaaaaaaaaaaagagtattattaaattttatataaaaccaAGATACCCACTTTTGGGTGGTTGGTCAGCATATTTTTCCAACTCGTTTTATCATTattcaaatttatttaaaattaaaaataaaaaaaattattatgcatataaaattGACATATCACCATCTATTAAAtccttttatattaaagaaCTGAACATCAGAATTACTTTACCCCCTTACTCGAATGACATTTCTCTAAGTAATCATTATAACAATTTCAGCATTcatacaagaaaaaaaaaggcatggctcgatatatttacttttagaAATGTAATTGAACtgcaaattaaaaaattctttcCTACTTTTGAAGAGAATTATTATCAAAACTTTCTTGTAATTTACGAATTCaagttttttaatatttttttgaaaccTCTTCTTATCATATTGATCTCCTTTATCTTCATTCTGATTTTCTACTGCCTGAGAGACCTGTCCCTCAA CTTTAACACTGTGAACGAAAATTTAATGCAGAAGGAGGAAAATGAATACAAAATTTTCCAGGACAAATGTAAAGAGTTATACGAGAATTTATCGTATATATCag ACAATTTAATTCAGaatttgaataatttatCCCCACAAGAAAAGATGAGACTGAAAGAGGAGCTACTAAAAGCAGAGGAGAAATGGACATACGATTTTATCTATTTCACTAAAGAGTTTTACAGAAATTTTGAAAACTCgacaaggaaaaaaatgctGCAAAACTACATCGACAAGTGCTTTAATTATCACTCTGTTATTAAGAAGTATTTTGAGGCGCAGTTGTCAAACAGTCTG aatattaatttaaatgagATTGCCCAAGCCGAAAAGAAACTTCTTCTTTTGTTGAAGTACTATCCGGAATTGAAGATGAAAACTTcctaa